In Malus sylvestris chromosome 15, drMalSylv7.2, whole genome shotgun sequence, a single genomic region encodes these proteins:
- the LOC126605713 gene encoding protein RADIALIS-like 6, which yields MASVSSSRNHSSSWTPKQNKSFEKALAVYDKDTQDRWHNVAKAVGGKTVEEVKRHYEILVHDLMHIESGQVPIPNYKATGSSSSNGSNRGLGDEQRLMKNLKI from the exons ATGGCATCGGTTTCTTCCTCGAGGAATCACAGCTCCTCGTGGACGCCGAAGCAGAACAAGTCGTTCGAGAAGGCGCTGGCCGTGTACGACAAGGACACGCAGGACCGCTGGCACAATGTGGCCAAGGCCGTGGGGGGAAAAACTGTGGAGGAAGTAAAGAGGCACTATGAGATTCTGGTGCATGATCTCATGCACATAGAATCCGGCCAAGTCCCTATACCGAATTATAAGGCCACcggaagcagcagcagcaacggCAGCAACAGAGGATTGGGTGATGAGCAGAG GCTAATGAAAAATCTGAAGATCTGA
- the LOC126605711 gene encoding zinc-finger homeodomain protein 2-like, translating to MDFRAQDNEMRTSGSLSYAHLSAKESSPSSAAAAPAADHQQKRRLGIHNGTGSYGSATAPHHQHQTLDNHNPAALPLQPLIRDPDPDRALSGTPVAPHGARLSGSGGGGGGGPKSLGKVVRYRECLKNHAANIGGNVFDGCGEFMPSGEEGTLEALKCAACDCHRNFHRKEVDGETAAFSPGSRRSSIMLTPLQLPPPLPSPSSALHHHHHHHQKYSMPPIVQPVNMAFGSGGGGTESSSEDLNAFEGGAVPPFALSKKRFRTKFTVEQKERMMEFAERVGWRIQKQDEEVERFCAEVGVKRRVLRVWMHNNKNTIKKQGDVTATTNAIATGLSFDNVEGEGGEGAAAAED from the coding sequence ATGGATTTTAGAGCTCAAGATAACGAAATGAGGACGTCAGGCTCGCTAAGCTATGCTCATTTAAGTGCCAAAGAGTCATCGCCGTCGTCAGCGGCAGCAGCACCAGCAGCAGATCACCAGCAAAAGAGAAGACTTGGGATTCACAATGGCACTGGAAGTTACGGTTCTGCCACTGCTCCTCATCACCAGCACCAAACCCTAGACAACCACAACCCAGCTGCTCTCCCGTTGCAGCCGTTGATCCGCGACCCAGATCCGGATCGTGCCCTATCCGGGACCCCGGTGGCCCCACACGGAGCCAGACTCAGtggcagtggtggtggtggtggtggtgggccCAAGTCTTTGGGAAAAGTTGTTAGGTACAGAGAGTGCCTCAAGAACCACGCGGCGAACATTGGTGGTAATGTGTTCGACGGCTGCGGAGAATTCATGCCGAGCGGCGAAGAGGGGACGCTGGAGGCTTTGAAATGCGCCGCGTGCGACTGCCACCGCAACTTCCACCGCAAGGAGGTGGACGGGGAGACGGCGGCTTTCAGTCCCGGGTCGAGAAGGTCGAGCATAATGCTGACTCCACTTCAACTTCCGCCGCCGCTGCCTTCCCCTTCCTCGGCTTTgcaccatcatcatcaccaccaccagAAGTACTCGATGCCTCCGATTGTTCAGCCGGTGAACATGGCGTTCGGTAGCGGCGGAGGAGGGACGGAGAGTTCGAGCGAGGATCTGAATGCTTTTGAGGGTGGAGCGGTGCCGCCGTTTGCTTTGTCGAAGAAGCGGTTTCGAACAAAGTTTACGGTGGAGCAGAAGGAGAGAATGATGGAGTTTGCGGAGAGGGTTGGTTGGAGAATTCAGAAGCAGGATGAGGAGGTGGAGAGGTTTTGTGCGGAGGTGGGAGTGAAGAGGCGGGTGCTTAGGGTTTGGAtgcacaacaacaaaaacaccaTTAAGAAGCAGGGTGACGTCACTGCTACTACTAATGCCATTGCTACAGGTCTGTCTTTTGACAATGTGGAGGGAGAAGGTGGGGAGGGAGCGGCAGCAGCTGAAGATTAA
- the LOC126605891 gene encoding uncharacterized protein LOC126605891: MHSSDCISHLKKKNTKQTHTTMMNYENYDPSYPDQPVVDLYLPVWASLPAFRSKPAFVWVEDGSANEATSTLTYGQMNDSVQCIASQLLIPLQRGDAVVILCSPGLELVETIFGCQRAGLLSVPVSPPDPSFTNQNFHHLIRALSQTKPKATLAHSTYITRIQHYISLPSSDKDLVQRLKNLRWIAIDDIKTKDTTLQHSPYNGCRAEDLYLVQYTSGATGIPKPVLVTAGSAAHNVRTARKAYDLHPNSVIVSWLPQYHDCGLMFLLLTIVSGATCVLTSPGAFVNRPRLWLELISNFNATCTPVPSFTLPLVVKRGGVDKGTSPINLWSMKNLIIINEPIYRDAVEQFVDVFKPYGLNPSSISPSYGLAENCTFVSTAWRSDTPLPSHNKLLPSARLNENDDQLEDMNIVVVNEETHEAVEDGIEGEIWVSSPSNASGYLAHPNLTREVYYGRLKNKLSRPFLRTGDRGVVKGEDRYLFVMGRCVDVIRLPNDDVGMEIHPHYVETAAYNSNPGFLRGGCLAAFDVSNTVVVVAETQRMEKNIGVLRKICDGVRNGVVMEEGVEVGTVVLVRSGCVPKTTSGKIQRRAAKDKLVGGKMGVLMEVRFGDYGGSVSSLGAGVGESEGRGGERGGGGGGGGEGWGKVVVGEEREEIFLSFSSNASIRPPLQSFL; the protein is encoded by the coding sequence ATGCACTCAAGTGATTGTATAAgccacttgaaaaaaaaaaacacaaaacaaacacacacCACCATGATGAACTATGAGAATTATGACCCTTCCTATCCTGACCAGCCTGTGGTGGATCTCTACCTTCCGGTATGGGCTAGCCTCCCTGCCTTCCGGTCCAAGCCGGCCTTCGTTTGGGTTGAAGATGGCTCAGCCAATGAGGCCACTTCAACCCTAACATATGGCCAGATGAATGACTCAGTGCAATGCATTGCTTCTCAACTGCTCATCCCACTCCAAAGAGGTGACGCCGTTGTCATCCTATGCTCGCCAGGCCTCGAGCTCGTTGAGACCATTTTCGGGTGCCAACGAGCCGGCCTTTTGAGCGTGCCTGTTTCCCCGCCCGACCCTTCTTTCACTAACCAGAACTTCCACCACCTTATAAGAGCCCTCTCCCAAACAAAGCCTAAAGCTACCCTAGCTCATTCTACTTACATCACAAGAATTCAGCATTACATATCTTTGCCATCCTCCGATAAAGATCTTGTCCAAAGATTGAAAAATCTTCGATGGATCGCCATAGACGACATCAAAACTAAAGATACAACGTTACAACATTCACCATACAATGGCTGCAGAGCAGAGGACTTGTATTTGGTTCAATACACTTCAGGTGCAACTGGGATCCCAAAGCCGGTGCTTGTCACGGCAGGATCAGCTGCACATAACGTTAGGACAGCGAGAAAGGCCTATGATCTTCACCCGAACAGCGTGATCGTGTCCTGGCTGCCGCAGTACCACGATTGCGGCCTAATGTTTCTGTTGCTAACAATTGTGTCCGGAGCCACATGTGTCTTGACATCGCCCGGCGCATTTGTTAACAGGCCACGGCTTTGGCTCGAGCTTATTTCGAACTTCAACGCCACTTGCACTCCAGTTCCGTCGTTCACATTGCCGCTCGTTGTCAAACGCGGAGGGGTTGACAAAGGAACTTCACCTATAAATCTATGGAGTATGAAAAATCTTATCATTATCAACGAGCCTATTTACCGCGACGCGGTCGAGCAATTTGTCGATGTGTTTAAGCCTTATGGATTAAACCCGTCATCAATTTCTCCATCATATGGCTTGGCAGAGAATTGCACGTTTGTTTCAACTGCGTGGCGATCAGACACGCCATTGCCATCCCACAACAAGCTCCTGCCGAGCGCAAGGCTCAACGAAAATGACGACCAGTTGGAGGACATGAACATTGTGGTAGTAAACGAAGAGACACACGAGGCAGTCGAGGATGGGATCGAAGGAGAGATTTGGGTTTCGTCTCCGAGCAATGCGTCTGGTTACTTAGCCCACCCAAATTTAACTCGTGAAGTTTATTACGGAAGACTTAAGAACAAGTTGAGTCGGCCATTTCTTCGAACTGGCGATAGGGGTGTCGTGAAAGGAGAAGATCGGTATCTTTTCGTGATGGGCCGATGCGTAGACGTGATCAGACTCCCAAACGACGACGTGGGGATGGAAATCCACCCTCATTACGTAGAGACGGCGGCGTATAACAGCAACCCGGGATTTCTGAGAGGTGGGTGTTTGGCGGCGTTTGACGTTTCGAACACCGTTGTGGTGGTTGCGGAGACGCAGAGGATGGAGAAAAACATTGGAGTTTTGAGGAAAATATGTGACGGAGTGAGAAACGGTGTGGTTATGGAAGAGGGAGTGGAAGTTGGGACGGTGGTTCTGGTGAGAAGTGGGTGTGTGCCTAAAACGACGTCGGGTAAAATACAGAGAAGGGCAGCTAAAGATAAGCTGGTTGGCGGGAAAATGGGAGTTTTGATGGAGGTGAGGTTTGGGGATTACGGTGGCTCTGTCTCAAGTTTGGGGGCTGGAGTTGGTGAGAGTGAGGGGAGAGGTGgcgagagaggaggaggaggaggaggaggaggggaagGGTGGGGAAAAGTAGTGGTGggtgaagagagagaagagatctTTCTTTCGTTCTCATCAAATGCTTCAATTCGTCCCCCGTTGCAATCTTTTCTGTGA
- the LOC126604154 gene encoding DNA-3-methyladenine glycosylase-like isoform X1 codes for MGEQTQVQTQAQDQPQTPTQAPTPAQPPPQHDSIDDTTIAQVGPTPTELSNAPSKTSSPPSKIPFRPRKIRKLSPDTADPNSSHQIVAVSETPKPVAATKASKIKTVPQRAVAAPKIVARPLSCEGEIETAIRYLRNADPLLAPLIDRHPRPTFDNFHTPFLALTRSILYQQLAYKAGTSIYTRFIALCGGEACVVPETVLAQTPQQLRQIGISGRKASYLHDLARKYQNGILSDSAIVNMDDKSLFTMLTMVNGIGSWSVHMFMINSLHRPDVLPINDLGIRKGVQLLYNLEELPRPSQMEQLCEKWRPYRSVATMYMWRFSESNGAPSSAAAVAAGACLRPQQLQQQQPQQQQQQHSQHPQQQQLMDSLSSLINIGNGACIHGELSFSMPCDAGPVPGHLEREWN; via the exons ATGGGCGAGCAAACCCAGGTCCAAACCCAAGCCCAAGACCAGCCCCAGACTCCCACTCAGGCTCCGACTCCGGCTCAGCCGCCGCCGCAGCATGACTCCATCGACGACACCACAATCGCTCAAGTCGGCCCCACACCCACCGAACTGAGCAATGCTCCGTCCAAGACCTCTTCCCCCCCTTCCAAAATCCCGTTCCGCCCCCGAAAGATCCGGAAGCTCTCGCCCGACACCGCCGACCCCAATTCCTCCCATCAAATCGTCGCCGTATCCGAAACCCCCAAACCCGTCGCCGCCACCAAGGCCTCCAAGATCAAGACCGTCCCGCAGCGCGCCGTTGCGGCGCCCAAAATCGTAGCGCGGCCGCTTTCCTGCGAGGGAGAGATCGAGACGGCGATTCGCTATCTCCGAAACGCTGATCCGCTCCTAGCTCCGTTGatcgaccgccacccgcggccgACCTTCGACAACTTCCACACACCCTTCCTCGCCCTAACCCGCAGCATTCTCTACCAGCAACTCGCATACAAGGCCGGCACGTCGATCTACACGCGCTTCATCGCGCTGTGCGGCGGCGAGGCCTGCGTCGTACCCGAAACCGTGCTCGCCCAGACGCCACAGCAGCTCCGGCAAATCGGAATTTCGGGCCGGAAAGCGAGTTACCTCCACGACTTGGCTCGGAAGTACCAGAACGGCATTCTGTCGGACTCGGCGATTGTAAATATGGACGACAAGTCGTTGTTCACAATGCTGACGATGGTCAACGGGATCGGGTCTTGGTCTGTGCACATGTTCATGATTAACTCGCTGCACAGGCCCGACGTGCTTCCGATCAACGACCTCGGAATCCGAAAAGGCGTTCAGCTTCTGTACAATCTCGAGGAGTTGCCTCGGCCGTCGCAGATGGAGCAGCTGTGCGAAAAGTGGCGGCCATACCGGTCTGTAGCGACGATGTATATGTGGAGATTTTCCGAGTCAAATGGGGCTCCTTCCAGCGCAGCCGCCGTGGCAGCCGGTGCTTGTCTGCGACCACAGCAGCTTCAGCAGCAGCAGCcgcaacagcagcagcagcagcactcGCAGCATCCCCAGCAACAGCAGCTTATGGATTCCCTCAGCAGTCTTATTAACATTGG GAATGGTGCATGCATTCATGGTGAACTATCCTTTTCCATGCCATGTGATGCAGGGCCTGTTCCTGGGCACCTTGAACGGGAATGGAATTGA
- the LOC126604154 gene encoding alkylbase DNA glycosidase-like protein mag2 isoform X2, with product MGEQTQVQTQAQDQPQTPTQAPTPAQPPPQHDSIDDTTIAQVGPTPTELSNAPSKTSSPPSKIPFRPRKIRKLSPDTADPNSSHQIVAVSETPKPVAATKASKIKTVPQRAVAAPKIVARPLSCEGEIETAIRYLRNADPLLAPLIDRHPRPTFDNFHTPFLALTRSILYQQLAYKAGTSIYTRFIALCGGEACVVPETVLAQTPQQLRQIGISGRKASYLHDLARKYQNGILSDSAIVNMDDKSLFTMLTMVNGIGSWSVHMFMINSLHRPDVLPINDLGIRKGVQLLYNLEELPRPSQMEQLCEKWRPYRSVATMYMWRFSESNGAPSSAAAVAAGACLRPQQLQQQQPQQQQQQHSQHPQQQQLMDSLSSLINIGACSWAP from the exons ATGGGCGAGCAAACCCAGGTCCAAACCCAAGCCCAAGACCAGCCCCAGACTCCCACTCAGGCTCCGACTCCGGCTCAGCCGCCGCCGCAGCATGACTCCATCGACGACACCACAATCGCTCAAGTCGGCCCCACACCCACCGAACTGAGCAATGCTCCGTCCAAGACCTCTTCCCCCCCTTCCAAAATCCCGTTCCGCCCCCGAAAGATCCGGAAGCTCTCGCCCGACACCGCCGACCCCAATTCCTCCCATCAAATCGTCGCCGTATCCGAAACCCCCAAACCCGTCGCCGCCACCAAGGCCTCCAAGATCAAGACCGTCCCGCAGCGCGCCGTTGCGGCGCCCAAAATCGTAGCGCGGCCGCTTTCCTGCGAGGGAGAGATCGAGACGGCGATTCGCTATCTCCGAAACGCTGATCCGCTCCTAGCTCCGTTGatcgaccgccacccgcggccgACCTTCGACAACTTCCACACACCCTTCCTCGCCCTAACCCGCAGCATTCTCTACCAGCAACTCGCATACAAGGCCGGCACGTCGATCTACACGCGCTTCATCGCGCTGTGCGGCGGCGAGGCCTGCGTCGTACCCGAAACCGTGCTCGCCCAGACGCCACAGCAGCTCCGGCAAATCGGAATTTCGGGCCGGAAAGCGAGTTACCTCCACGACTTGGCTCGGAAGTACCAGAACGGCATTCTGTCGGACTCGGCGATTGTAAATATGGACGACAAGTCGTTGTTCACAATGCTGACGATGGTCAACGGGATCGGGTCTTGGTCTGTGCACATGTTCATGATTAACTCGCTGCACAGGCCCGACGTGCTTCCGATCAACGACCTCGGAATCCGAAAAGGCGTTCAGCTTCTGTACAATCTCGAGGAGTTGCCTCGGCCGTCGCAGATGGAGCAGCTGTGCGAAAAGTGGCGGCCATACCGGTCTGTAGCGACGATGTATATGTGGAGATTTTCCGAGTCAAATGGGGCTCCTTCCAGCGCAGCCGCCGTGGCAGCCGGTGCTTGTCTGCGACCACAGCAGCTTCAGCAGCAGCAGCcgcaacagcagcagcagcagcactcGCAGCATCCCCAGCAACAGCAGCTTATGGATTCCCTCAGCAGTCTTATTAACATTGG GGCCTGTTCCTGGGCACCTTGA
- the LOC126603036 gene encoding sugar transporter ERD6-like 4, producing the protein MSFREDSEEGRGDLRKPFLHTGSWYRMGSRQSSMMGSSQVIRDSSISVVACVMIVALGPIQFGFTSGYSSPTQAAIIKDLKLTVSEYSLFGSLSNVGAMVGAIASGQISEYIGRKGSLMIAAIPNVIGWLVISFARDSSFLYMGRLLEGFGVGIISYTVPVYIAEIAPQNLRGALGSVNQLSVTIGILLAYLLGLFVQWRILAVLGILPCTILIPGLFFIPESPRWLAKMGMTEDFEASLQVLRGFDTDISVEVNEIKRSVASTSKRTTIRFSQLKQRRYWLPLMIGIGLLVLQQLSGINGVLFYSTTIFESAGISSGNVATVGLGVVQVIATGVTTWLADKAGRRLLLIISSAGMTIFLLIVAISFYIKDLVDVDSNIYSILGIISVVGVVAMVISFSLGMGAIPWLIMSEILPINIKGLAGSIATLANWFTAWVVTMTANLLLEWSSGGTFTIYMLVSAFAVVFVSIWVPETKGRTLEEIQWSFR; encoded by the exons ATGAGTTTCCGGGAAGACAGTGAAGAGGGGAGGGGCGATCTGCGGAAGCCCTTCCTCCACACTGGGAGTTGGTACCGCATGGGTTCCAGGCAATCCAGCATGATGGGCTCGTCGCAGGTGATTCGAGATAGCTCCATCTCTGTGGTCGCTTGTGTCATGATTGTCGCTCTGGGTCCTATCCAATTCGGCTTCACC tCTGGCTATTCTTCTCCAACCCAAGCAGCAATCATCAAGGATCTAAAGCTTACAGTATCAGAG TATTCGCTTTTCGGTTCTTTGTCGAATGTGGGAGCTATGGTTGGAGCTATAGCCAGCGGTCAGATTTCCGAGTATATTGGACGCAAAGGG TCTTTAATGATCGCGGCTATTCCTAATGTTATCGGTTGGCTTGTCATATCATTTGCCAGA GATTCTTCTTTTCTCTACATGGGAAGGTTGTTGGAAGGATTTGGCGTGGGAATAATCTCCTACACG GTGCCTGTATATATAGCTGAGATAGCACCTCAAAACTTAAGAGGCGCTTTGGGTTCAGTCAATCAG CTCTCTGTAACGATTGGAATACTGCTGGCTTATCTGCTTGGACTTTTTGTTCAATGGAGGATACTTGCAGTTCTGG GAATATTGCCTTGTACGATATTGATACCTGGGCTCTTTTTCATTCCAGAATCTCCTCGATGGCTG GCAAAAATGGGCATGACAGAGGATTTTGAAGCTTCTCTGCAAGTTCTCCGAGGATTTGATACAGATATTTCGGTTGAAGTCAATGAAATCAAG AGGTCTGTAGCATCAACATCCAAAAGAACAACAATTCGGTTTTCACAGCTTAAACAAAGAAGATATTGGCTTCCTCTAATG ATTGGAATTGGTTTACTTGTTCTTCAACAACTAAGTGGAATTAACGGTGTTCTATTCTATTCCACTACCATTTTTGAATCTGCAG GGATTTCGTCAGGTAATGTAGCCACAGTTGGTCTCGGAGTTGTTCAG GTCATAGCGACTGGGGTGACTACATGGTTGGCAGACAAAGCAGGCCGTCGTCTTTTGCTTATT ATCTCTTCTGCTGGAATGACGATTTTCCTCCTCATTGTTGCGATATCATTCTACATAAAG GATCTTGTGGACGTTGATTCAAATATTTATAGCATATTGGGCATCATATCAGTGGTTGGAGTTGTG GCCATGGTAATTTCATTCTCTCTGGGTATGGGAGCTATTCCATGGCTTATAATGTCTGAG ATTCTTCCAATTAATATTAAAGGCCTTGCTGGAAGCATAGCAACACTTGCCAATTGGTTCACAGCCTGGGTGGTCACGATGACAGCAAACTTGCTACTGGAATGGAGCAGTGGAG GAACCTTCACCATTTACATGCTGGTGAGCGCTTTCGCCGTTGTATTTGTTTCCATTTGGGTTCCGGAGACAAAGGGAAGAACTTTGGAAGAGATTCAATGGTCCTTTAGATAA
- the LOC126603035 gene encoding 3-ketoacyl-CoA synthase 4-like, with the protein MDPGGATDVATARGGGGQVGVQIHQNRRLPDFLQSVNLKYVKLGYHYLISNLLTLCFIPLIIVTLIEASQMDIYDIQQLWLHLQYNLVSVIICSAVLVFGLTVYIMTRPRPVYLVDYACYRPPDHLKAPYQRFMEHSRLTQDFDDSSLEFQRKILERSGLGEETYVPEAMHYIPPRPSMAAARDEAEQVMYGALDNLFANTHVKPKDIGILVVNCSLFNPTPSLSAMIVNKYKLRGNIRSFNLGGMGCSAGVIAVDLAKDLLQIHRNTYAVVVSTENITQNWYFGNKKSMLIPNCLFRVGGSAVLLSNKSVDRRRAKYKLVHVVRTHRGADDKAFRCVYQEQDEKGKTGVSLSKDLMAIAGGALKTNITTLGPIVLPISEQLLFFSSIVVNKLFKSNVKPYIPDFKLAFDHFCIHAGGRAVIDELEKNLQLLPIHVEASRMTLHRFGNTSSSSIWYELAYMEAKGRMRKGNRVWQIAFGSGFKCNSAVWEALRNVKPSRNGPWEDCIDKYPVKVVS; encoded by the coding sequence ATGGACCCAGGCGGCGCAACCGATGTCGCCACCGCGCGGGGAGGAGGCGGTCAGGTCGGGGTCCAGATCCACCAAAACCGACGGCTTCCCGATTTCCTCCAGAGCGTTAATCTCAAGTACGTGAAATTAGGGtaccattacttgatctctaatcTCTTAACCCTCTGCTTCATCCCGTTGATTATCGTAACCCTAATCGAAGCCTCCCAAATGGACATTTACGACATTCAACAACTCTGGCTCCACCTCCAGTACAATCTCGTCTCCGTCATCATCTGCTCCGCCGTCCTCGTTTTCGGGTTGACCGTCTACATCATGACCCGACCCAGACCCGTTTACTTGGTCGACTACGCCTGCTACCGCCCGCCCGATCACCTCAAGGCCCCTTACCAACGCTTCATGGAGCACTCCCGCCTCACCCAGGACTTCGACGACTCGTCGCTAGAGTTCCAGCGCAAGATTCTCGAGCGGTCCGGCCTCGGCGAGGAGACTTATGTCCCGGAGGCGATGCATTACATCCCTCCCCGGCCTTCGATGGCCGCCGCCAGGGATGAGGCGGAGCAGGTGATGTATGGTGCGTTGGACAATCTATTCGCCAATACCCATGTGAAGCCGAAGGACATTGGGATTCTCGTTGTGAATTGCAGCTTGTTTAATCCGACGCCGTCGCTTTCCGCCATGATTGTTAATAAGTACAAATTGAGGGGTAATATTAGGAGTTTCAATTTGGGGGGAATGGGTTGCAGTGCTGGGGTCATAGCTGTTGATCTTGCAAAGGACTTGTTGCAAATCCATAGGAACACTTATGCGGTTGTCGTTAGCACTGAGAACATTACTCAGAATTGGTATTTTGGGAATAAGAAGTCTATGTTGATACCCAATTGCTTGTTTCGGGTTGGTGGTTCCGCGGTTTTGCTTTCCAACAAGTCCGTGGATAGGAGACGGGCTAAGTACAAGCTTGTTCATGTCGTGAGGACACATCGTGGCGCGGATGATAAAGCTTTTCGTTGTGTTTATCAGGAGCAGGATGAAAAGGGGAAGACTGGTGTGTCCTTGTCCAAAGATTTGATGGCAATTGCCGGTGGGGCGCTTAAGACCAACATTACCACTTTGGGACCTATTGTGCTTCCGATAAGCGAGcagcttcttttcttttcttcaattGTGGTTAACAAGCTGTTCAAGTCGAATGTCAAGCCTTATATCCCGGATTTCAAGCTGGCGTTTGATCATTTTTGCATACATGCCGGGGGAAGGGCTGTGATTGATGAGCTGGAGAAGAACCTGCAGTTGCTGCCTATACATGTGGAGGCTTCTCGGATGACTCTACACCGATTTGGGAATACTTCGTCGAGCTCCATTTGGTATGAACTGGCGTATATGGAGGCCAAGGGGAGGATGCGCAAGGGCAACCGTGTGTGGCAGATTGCCTTTGGAAGTGGTTTTAAATGTAACAGTGCGGTCTGGGAGGCGCTTCGGAATGTGAAGCCATCTCGTAATGGTCCTTGGGAAGACTGCATTGACAAGTATCCTGTGAAAGTAGTTTCCTAG